The Primulina huaijiensis isolate GDHJ02 chromosome 17, ASM1229523v2, whole genome shotgun sequence genome window below encodes:
- the LOC140963603 gene encoding uncharacterized protein, whose product MAENSVVMSQVEVSALKETLCVQQQLLQKLYNELDAEREASATAASEALSVILRLQGEKAAVKMEAEQYKRLSEEKMCHAEESFAIIEDIIYQKEMEVTALDYQVQAYRYKLLSMGCADPGVSEKKFPENLLLRNETLAGEASIQNLGRRNSVPHLLKYKKVVHEKESSMSTETDSNGKIMEEHNNKSSDSDRKIDYATPGDINSYWEQIRKLDERVKEIAGGNNTNFKNEMRSPSSISSRPSTGSLCDPSSLRYETRSPSPQLSTGNGYDTNKLGVENEIDLIKCPTNLPKNGATVDYSCPPSVHDVFEVPQVDKNLRSCESSTKDRRKTLHHVSESLESDGHSGHSKLCNKDEPDWLKKLLQSNHRENELCKPSEIADIDCRLAIVQTSTNVLESRPRSNHLNMRSEIIEIERHSASTNREEEIKLLNEIKLKLNSLHDEVRSLKIKKHEAQDDPSYHLLAEAMVYFWL is encoded by the exons ATGGCTGAAAATAGCGTGGTGATGTCCCAAGTTGAGGTTTCTGCTTTGAAGGAAACACTCTGTGTTCAGCAACAGCTTCTACAGAAACTTTACAATGAGTTGGATGCAGAAAGAGAGGCCTCCGCCACTGCGGCGAGCGAAGCTTTATCTGTTATATTGCGTCTCCAAGGAGAGAAGGCTGCTGTGAAAATGGAAGCAGAGCAATACAAGAGATTGTCGGAGGAGAAGATGTGTCACGCGGAGGAATCTTTTGCGATAATCGAAGATATCATCTATCAGAAAGAAATGGAGGTGACTGCTTTAGATTACCAAGTTCAGGCCTATAGGTACAAATTGTTGAGCATGGGTTGTGCGGATCCTGGTGTTAGTGAGAAAAAGTTTCCCGAAAATCTTTTGCTAAGAAACGAAACTTTAGCTGGGGAAGCAAGCATTCAGAACTTGGGAAGGAGGAATTCTGTTCCTCACCTACTCAAATATAAGAAGGTTGTTCATGAAAAGGAGAGTTCTATGAGCACGGAAACTGATTCAAATGGTAAGATTATGGAGGAACATAATAACAAGTCCTCAGATTCAGATAGGAAGATCGATTACGCAACTCCCGGTGACATCAATTCTTACTGGGAACAGATAAGGAAATTAGACGAGCGGGTGAAGGAGATAGCGGGCGGTAATAACACAAACTTCAAGAATGAGATGCGGTCTCCGTCATCGATTTCTTCACGACCAAGTACAGGATCTTTATGTGATCCGTCTAGCTTGAGGTATGAAACACGTTCGCCCTCACCTCAGTTAAGCACCGGCAATGGTTATGACACAAATAAACTAGGTGTCGAGAATGAAATTGATCTGATCAAGTGCCCCACAAATTTGCCAAAAAATGGTGCGACAGTTGATTATTCTTGTCCTCCAAGTGTTCATGATGTCTTCGAGGTCCCACAAGTTGACAAGAACCTGAGATCTTGTGAATCGTCGACCAAAGACAGACGGAAGACACTTCATCATGTTAGTGAGAGCCTCGAAAGTGATGGACATTCTGGTCATTCAAAATTGTGCAATAAAGATGAACCGGACTGGCTGAAGAAACTACTTCAATCGAATCATCGTGAAAACGAATTATGTAAACCAAGTGAAATTGCTGATATTGATTGTCGCTTGGCTATAGTCCAAACGAGCACAAATGTTCTTGAATCTCGTCCAAGATCGAATCACCTTAACATGAGATCAGAGATTATTGAAATTGAGAGACACTCAGCATCAACAAACAGAGAGGAAGAAATTAAATTGTTGAACGAGatcaaactgaaattaaattcatTACATGATGAGGTTAGGAGTTTGAAAATCAAGAAACACGAAGCGCAAGATGACCCTTCCTATCATCTTCTTGCTGAG GCAATGGTTTACTTCTGGCTCTGA
- the LOC140963201 gene encoding uncharacterized protein: MGNTSSMLTQYDIEEVQEHCNHAFSQREIVSLYQRFCQLDRNGGGFISAEEIMNVPEFAVNPLSLRLLRMLDELNFKEFVAFLSAFSSRTSLQQKVEFIFKVYDSDGSGKVTFNEMLDILWDLTGQFISEQQREKVLTHVPEEADYTKDSLLVQADFVKDCGSKLVLIGLVVSLNFSQNDEKNMS; the protein is encoded by the exons ATGGGCAACACCTCTTCCATGCTCACCCAATACGATATTGAAGAAGTCCAAGAACACTGCAATCATGCAT TTTCACAGCGGGAGATAGTGTCATTGTATCAAAGGTTCTGCCAATTGGATCGGAATGGGGGTGGCTTCATCTCTGCTGAGGAGATCATGAATGTACCTGAATTCGCTGTCAATCCCCTCTCTCTG AGATTATTGAGGATGTTGGATGAACTTAATTTCAAAGAGTTTGTAGCATTCCTATCTGCTTTCAGTTCTCGAACAAGCTTGCAGCAAAAAGTCGAAT TTATTTTTAAGGTTTATGACTCTGATGGAAGTGGAAAGGTTACTTTCAACGAAATGCTGGACATATTGTGGGATTTGACTGGTCAATTTATATCTGAACAACAGAGAGAG AAAGTTCTTACCCATGTTCCTGAGGAAGCAGACTACACAAAGGATTCTCTGTTAGTTCAAGCTGATTTCGTAAAG GACTGCGGCTCAAAGCTGGTATTAATTGGCCTTGTTGTATCTCTCAACTTTTCTCAAAACGACGAAAAAAACATGTCTTAG